In the genome of Mucilaginibacter defluvii, one region contains:
- a CDS encoding ABC transporter permease: protein MLKNFLKVAWRNLYKNKSFSFIHILGLTIGITVCMMIFLYITNEFSVDSFHQKGKNIYRVMRGYDATKARVPYLSGPYAPALLNDYPNDIKKAVRVMPTQGLVTLGKNSFSEKHVYAVDPDFFELFSFGLIKGNINAVLRDPHSVVLTETTAKKYFGNADAIGKVIQMDKSLPLKVTGIVRDVPSNSHLNFDMVIPITNYVNDEWFTRWRNNNGFVYVELNNNVNPAQLEKQFPAFMDKYMGKELAQMHAHFDLALTPLKDIYFEESSSFDQVKHGDKKVVYIFLSIAVLILVIACINFMNLATLRAVERSKEVGLRKVLGAMRNSLIWQFIGESVLLTLIACVFATALLLLVMPWYNSLLGYSLSISWSSPAIYLFLLSVILFVGFLAGSYPAFFLSSFTPIQALKGKLQLGKGGAFFRQALVVVQFSISVFLIISTIVIKKQMSFVKNKDLGYSKAQTIIIPIDNGDIYNNRNSFKNELMAHSNVESVSMMSGEPGGYYDRHSFEVEGQHETYNARTEFADFEYVKTLGLKIIAGRDFSSKFATDTIGSALINETAARQLGFTPAQAVGKWIIDNMRDSSRRHIIGVVKDFNFLSLKENMDALVITPAEDRRVAVIKLKPGNLTAGLNLIKQAYTKAAPAYPMEYTFLDQKFDTTYKADLRQQTILSVFSGLAIFIACLGLFGLASFTAAKRTKEIGVRKVLGSSVQNILMLLSGDMLKPVLIATVIAIPLGYYSADKWLQNFAYRTPMHWWVFGLAAIITFSIAIFTVSFQSLKAALANPVKSLRSE from the coding sequence ATGCTAAAGAATTTTTTGAAAGTTGCCTGGCGCAACCTGTATAAAAACAAATCGTTTTCATTTATACACATACTGGGGCTAACCATTGGCATTACCGTATGCATGATGATCTTCCTTTACATCACTAACGAGTTTAGTGTTGACAGCTTCCATCAAAAAGGGAAAAATATTTACCGGGTAATGCGCGGGTACGATGCTACTAAAGCACGTGTGCCATACCTATCCGGTCCGTACGCGCCGGCTTTGCTGAACGATTATCCGAATGATATTAAAAAGGCGGTGCGCGTTATGCCAACACAGGGATTGGTTACGCTGGGTAAAAATTCGTTTAGTGAAAAGCATGTTTATGCTGTTGACCCCGACTTTTTCGAGCTGTTTAGTTTCGGGCTGATAAAAGGTAATATTAATGCTGTTTTAAGGGATCCGCATAGCGTTGTACTTACTGAAACAACGGCAAAAAAATATTTCGGCAACGCCGATGCCATAGGTAAGGTGATTCAAATGGACAAGAGCCTGCCGCTTAAGGTTACCGGCATTGTGCGCGATGTGCCCTCAAACTCACACCTGAATTTTGACATGGTGATACCTATCACCAATTATGTTAACGACGAATGGTTTACCAGGTGGCGTAACAACAACGGATTTGTTTATGTAGAACTTAATAACAACGTTAACCCGGCACAACTTGAAAAGCAGTTTCCGGCTTTTATGGATAAGTATATGGGGAAGGAGCTGGCGCAGATGCATGCGCATTTCGACCTTGCGCTAACCCCGTTAAAGGACATTTACTTTGAAGAGTCGTCAAGCTTTGATCAAGTTAAACATGGCGATAAAAAGGTGGTTTATATCTTCCTGTCCATCGCCGTACTTATATTGGTTATCGCCTGCATCAACTTCATGAACCTGGCTACGCTGCGTGCGGTTGAACGGTCGAAAGAAGTAGGTTTGCGCAAAGTGTTAGGCGCCATGCGTAATAGCCTTATCTGGCAGTTTATTGGCGAATCGGTATTACTTACATTGATTGCCTGTGTATTTGCCACGGCTTTGTTGCTGCTGGTAATGCCGTGGTACAATAGTTTGCTGGGTTATTCACTATCAATATCATGGAGTTCGCCTGCCATATACCTTTTCTTATTAAGCGTAATCTTATTTGTAGGGTTTTTGGCCGGGAGCTATCCGGCGTTCTTCCTGTCATCGTTCACACCTATACAGGCGCTTAAAGGCAAGCTGCAACTGGGCAAGGGCGGCGCGTTTTTCAGGCAGGCGCTGGTGGTTGTACAGTTTAGTATTTCGGTGTTCCTGATTATCAGCACCATCGTGATTAAAAAGCAAATGAGCTTTGTGAAGAACAAGGACCTGGGCTATAGTAAGGCGCAAACCATAATAATTCCGATTGATAATGGCGACATTTATAATAACCGCAACAGCTTTAAAAACGAGCTGATGGCGCATAGCAATGTAGAATCAGTATCTATGATGTCGGGCGAGCCGGGCGGTTATTATGACAGGCATAGCTTTGAGGTGGAAGGCCAGCATGAAACATATAATGCCCGTACGGAGTTTGCCGATTTTGAATATGTTAAAACGCTCGGACTTAAAATAATAGCCGGACGCGATTTCTCTTCAAAGTTCGCTACGGACACCATCGGTTCGGCTTTAATTAACGAAACGGCCGCCCGGCAGTTAGGCTTTACCCCGGCGCAGGCTGTAGGTAAATGGATAATCGATAACATGCGCGATAGCAGCCGCAGGCATATCATTGGTGTTGTTAAGGATTTCAATTTCCTGTCGCTTAAAGAGAATATGGATGCGCTGGTTATCACTCCAGCCGAAGATCGCCGCGTAGCAGTAATCAAACTAAAACCGGGTAACCTAACCGCCGGTCTAAACCTGATCAAACAGGCTTACACCAAGGCGGCCCCAGCTTACCCGATGGAATACACCTTCCTCGATCAAAAATTTGATACTACTTACAAAGCCGATCTGCGGCAGCAAACCATACTGAGCGTGTTTTCGGGCCTGGCCATTTTTATTGCCTGCCTGGGCCTGTTCGGCCTGGCATCATTTACCGCCGCTAAGCGTACCAAGGAGATAGGCGTGCGTAAAGTGCTTGGTTCGTCGGTACAAAATATACTGATGCTCCTGTCGGGCGATATGCTGAAACCGGTACTCATCGCCACCGTTATCGCCATCCCGTTAGGTTATTACAGTGCCGATAAATGGCTGCAAAACTTTGCCTACCGCACGCCTATGCACTGGTGGGTTTTTGGGCTGGCGGCTATCATTACTTTCAGTATAGCCATATTCACGGTTAGCTTTCAGTCGTTAAAAGCCGCGCTGGCCAACCCGGTTAAAAGCCTGCGCAGCGAGTAA
- a CDS encoding ABC transporter permease produces MIRNYFKTAWRNIKGSKFYTAINVIGLALGLVISLFILLWVQDELSFNRFNSQAKNIYKVGIIGGTGPTKQVFSVVIAPVATYAKAEVPEVEDAVRIMSIGGNTPFKYKDKVFTEDRVAFTDPSYFNLFGFNLISGDRRNPFSDDQSVVISKAIAEKYFGNEDPLGKVVVLGHDEQMKVSGVIDNAPANSTIKYDLLLPISRFNNLAYTQGNVNYDGKTRLASMDADWHNFGFETYLHLKQGANINRVTKKLQAIHERNKPDDKPAPYVAQSLLLTHLYKIGESGGAIETVRTFSIVAVMILIIACINYVNLSTARSMLRAREVSMRKIIGAGKLQLFTQFVVETAFIFAVATVVAIGAMYLLLPAYNEFAGKTLTLSLTNYQIWFCIAVTLLFTLAATSIYPALLLSSFEPLKALKGKIAGGMGKATFRRVLVVIQFSVSVVLIVGTLIIGRQMNFIRNKNLGYDKENVFSFAMRTDMQKHYEAVKAELLKQPGVLSVTRLGANIINSEGWTGDNDWEGKEATSNLLFRPVQVDETSMPFFKFPIVTGKGFTGAVADSTHFIVNETALKAMGLKDPIGKRMRLWKTTGTIIGVVKDFHITSMHNKIEPVIFTYNPNACWRLYVKTTGIQANKAVEAATRQWKQYNGQIPFNYAFLDDAFNSLYQKEQRTSALFSLFSAVAIVLSCLGLLGLATYTAKVKTREIGIRKVLGASVAGVVQLLTKEFMLLVGISLAIAVPIAWFVMNQWLADFAYRTTISWHIFAMAGAFAMIIAFITVSFQSIRAALANPVKSLRSE; encoded by the coding sequence ATGATACGCAACTATTTTAAAACCGCCTGGCGAAATATTAAAGGAAGCAAGTTTTACACGGCAATAAATGTTATCGGGCTGGCTTTGGGTTTAGTGATCAGCCTGTTTATATTATTGTGGGTTCAGGATGAATTGAGCTTTAACCGCTTTAACAGTCAGGCAAAAAATATTTACAAGGTGGGTATTATTGGTGGTACAGGCCCCACAAAGCAAGTGTTCTCGGTAGTGATAGCGCCTGTAGCCACATATGCCAAGGCCGAAGTGCCCGAGGTGGAAGATGCGGTACGCATTATGTCTATCGGCGGCAACACCCCCTTTAAATACAAGGATAAAGTTTTCACGGAAGATAGGGTAGCTTTTACCGACCCTTCATACTTCAACCTGTTCGGGTTTAACCTGATAAGTGGCGACAGGCGTAATCCCTTTAGTGACGATCAGTCGGTAGTAATAAGCAAGGCCATCGCCGAAAAATATTTCGGTAATGAAGATCCCTTGGGTAAGGTTGTGGTTTTAGGCCATGATGAGCAGATGAAGGTTAGCGGCGTTATTGATAACGCTCCGGCCAACTCAACAATAAAATATGATTTGCTGCTGCCTATATCGCGCTTTAACAATTTGGCATATACACAGGGTAACGTAAATTATGATGGCAAAACACGCCTGGCCTCAATGGATGCCGACTGGCATAACTTTGGCTTTGAAACATATCTGCACTTAAAACAAGGTGCAAATATTAACCGGGTAACCAAGAAGCTACAGGCCATACACGAGCGTAACAAACCCGACGACAAACCGGCACCCTACGTGGCGCAATCGCTGTTACTTACACATCTTTATAAAATAGGCGAAAGCGGCGGCGCTATTGAAACGGTGAGGACGTTTAGCATAGTTGCGGTAATGATATTGATAATTGCCTGCATCAATTACGTAAACCTTTCAACAGCCCGCTCCATGCTGCGTGCCCGTGAGGTAAGTATGCGCAAAATAATAGGCGCTGGTAAACTGCAATTGTTTACGCAATTTGTGGTAGAAACTGCATTTATATTTGCCGTAGCTACCGTTGTGGCCATCGGCGCCATGTATCTGCTGTTACCAGCTTATAATGAATTTGCTGGCAAAACGCTCACGCTTAGCTTAACCAATTATCAAATATGGTTTTGTATTGCAGTTACACTGCTGTTTACTTTAGCCGCTACCAGTATTTATCCGGCATTGCTGCTATCATCCTTTGAGCCATTAAAGGCGCTTAAGGGTAAAATTGCGGGCGGCATGGGTAAGGCAACTTTTCGCCGGGTGCTCGTGGTTATACAGTTCTCGGTATCGGTGGTGCTGATTGTAGGTACCTTGATCATAGGCAGACAAATGAATTTTATCCGGAACAAAAATCTGGGTTACGATAAGGAGAACGTGTTTTCATTTGCTATGCGGACGGATATGCAAAAACACTATGAGGCGGTAAAAGCCGAATTATTAAAGCAACCCGGTGTATTATCTGTTACCCGGCTGGGTGCAAATATTATAAACAGCGAGGGGTGGACAGGCGATAATGACTGGGAGGGTAAAGAAGCTACATCTAACCTATTGTTCCGCCCGGTACAGGTTGATGAAACCTCCATGCCTTTCTTCAAGTTTCCGATTGTAACAGGTAAGGGATTTACCGGTGCAGTTGCCGATTCAACGCACTTTATTGTGAATGAAACAGCGTTAAAAGCCATGGGCTTAAAAGATCCGATAGGCAAACGTATGCGACTATGGAAAACAACCGGCACCATTATAGGCGTTGTCAAGGATTTTCATATCACCTCAATGCACAATAAAATAGAGCCGGTGATATTTACTTATAACCCTAATGCTTGCTGGCGATTATATGTTAAAACAACCGGCATACAGGCTAACAAGGCTGTTGAGGCAGCTACGCGGCAGTGGAAACAATATAACGGGCAAATCCCATTCAATTACGCCTTTTTAGATGATGCCTTTAATAGTCTTTATCAAAAGGAGCAGCGAACTTCGGCATTGTTTAGCCTTTTTTCGGCGGTGGCAATTGTACTGTCATGCCTGGGGCTGCTAGGCTTGGCAACTTACACCGCAAAAGTTAAAACCCGCGAAATAGGGATACGCAAGGTGTTGGGCGCTAGTGTAGCCGGCGTAGTGCAATTGCTTACCAAAGAATTTATGTTGCTGGTGGGTATATCATTAGCTATTGCGGTACCCATTGCCTGGTTTGTTATGAACCAATGGCTTGCCGACTTTGCTTACCGCACTACCATAAGCTGGCATATTTTTGCAATGGCTGGTGCGTTTGCCATGATAATTGCTTTTATAACGGTCAGCTTTCAATCAATACGTGCCGCGCTGGCCAACCCGGTTAAAAGCCTGCGTAGCGAGTAG
- a CDS encoding FtsX-like permease family protein, whose amino-acid sequence MFTQNLLITWRGLWRNKTYAIINLVGLSVGITACLLVAAIVLDELSYDKQWTKADRIYRAISVNTRVNGSDRFPQVFTGLGPSLKKDFPEVEDYCRMSVYGDRLKIGSNSDGVAVQNLSAEASVWNFLDLQITEGNPQKFVPGYANLVITEKFRQQYFKGQNPVGKIYYTMPQYGDPQPCFVTGVIKALPVNTHLRADVISIVAFRPKDDLLAKEEYGTFSTQYLLLKAGTDADKFSKKINAWYTKVTAPNKPGYSFQLQPFQDVYLRSDFADPQPVQGSMRNLYIFIAVAALLLVIACFNFMTLTTSRVFSRMHETGARKVLGANKWQLISRYLTESLVFFSMAFVLAGVLSQLVMPYLETYVGHQLVFNSYSIGFIWLAVVAVLTMSLLTGIYPAWYLSRPEPMVILRSQATTGFKLNWLKKSLVVGQFVISIGIIIATLVVHYQLSYVDKVDIGFDKNNLIKLNYNNWGSNAESFKQRLKQLPGVENVSIASWTPGTGAGNMSTEISVPGQSGKIRANYIFGDADLPAVLKVKLRSGRIFDPNLKTDVVNGDSIMQVRQEQMQGKSNEKVADIRPVIVTEYTAKLLGVKLNTSIPTVEGMPVGIISDFHNESLHFGMKPCIIRAEKVSEGYILIRFAKNHPANALAAINTLFKAAYPEKPFLYEWVSDLVNAQYRNEARLKQLFFSFSMLIVFLACLGLFGLITFTTQQRVKEIGIRKVLGASVANVAALLSADFVKLVLLAMLIATPLAGYIMSRWLQDFAFRISLSWWMFGLAGAITMFIAVITVSTKAIKAATVNPVKSLRSE is encoded by the coding sequence ATGTTCACCCAAAATTTACTGATAACCTGGCGCGGCCTGTGGCGTAACAAAACTTACGCGATTATTAACCTGGTTGGTTTAAGCGTTGGTATTACGGCATGCCTGCTGGTGGCCGCTATTGTGTTGGATGAACTATCATATGATAAGCAGTGGACGAAAGCCGACCGCATATACCGCGCCATATCAGTAAATACGCGTGTAAATGGCAGCGACCGTTTTCCGCAGGTGTTTACAGGTTTAGGCCCATCTTTAAAAAAGGACTTTCCGGAAGTAGAGGATTACTGCCGCATGTCGGTATATGGAGACCGGCTGAAAATCGGCAGCAACAGCGATGGCGTAGCGGTTCAAAATCTTTCAGCCGAAGCCTCTGTATGGAATTTTTTGGATTTACAGATTACTGAAGGTAATCCTCAAAAATTCGTACCGGGATATGCTAACCTAGTGATAACCGAAAAATTCAGGCAACAATATTTTAAAGGTCAAAATCCGGTAGGTAAAATATATTACACCATGCCCCAGTATGGCGATCCACAACCCTGCTTCGTAACCGGAGTAATTAAGGCTTTACCGGTTAATACACATCTAAGGGCCGATGTAATTTCAATTGTAGCCTTTCGCCCTAAAGACGACCTGTTGGCCAAAGAAGAATACGGCACATTCAGCACACAATATTTATTGTTAAAGGCAGGTACCGATGCGGATAAATTCAGTAAAAAAATCAATGCTTGGTACACTAAAGTAACCGCACCTAACAAGCCGGGCTATAGTTTTCAGTTACAACCCTTTCAGGATGTATACCTGCGTTCTGATTTTGCCGACCCGCAACCGGTGCAGGGCAGCATGCGCAACCTGTATATTTTTATTGCAGTGGCTGCTTTGTTGCTGGTAATAGCCTGTTTCAACTTCATGACGCTGACCACCTCACGCGTATTTAGCCGCATGCACGAAACCGGTGCGCGCAAAGTACTGGGCGCAAACAAATGGCAACTCATTTCAAGATATTTAACCGAGTCGCTGGTGTTTTTCAGCATGGCATTTGTGCTGGCCGGGGTGCTTTCGCAGTTGGTTATGCCATATCTGGAAACTTATGTGGGGCATCAGCTGGTATTCAACTCGTATAGCATTGGCTTTATATGGCTGGCTGTTGTTGCCGTGTTAACAATGAGTTTGCTCACCGGCATATACCCGGCCTGGTACCTCTCGCGGCCAGAGCCGATGGTTATATTGCGCAGCCAGGCCACAACCGGTTTTAAACTGAACTGGTTAAAAAAGTCGCTGGTGGTGGGGCAGTTCGTAATATCAATAGGTATAATTATAGCCACGCTGGTGGTACATTACCAGCTGAGCTACGTTGATAAGGTTGATATAGGTTTTGATAAAAATAATCTGATCAAACTGAACTATAATAATTGGGGTAGCAACGCTGAGTCATTCAAGCAACGGCTGAAGCAGTTGCCCGGCGTCGAGAATGTGAGTATCGCTTCGTGGACACCCGGTACCGGTGCCGGCAATATGTCTACAGAGATAAGCGTGCCTGGGCAAAGCGGTAAAATAAGGGCCAATTATATTTTCGGCGACGCCGACTTGCCTGCCGTTTTAAAAGTAAAACTGCGGAGCGGCAGGATATTCGATCCGAACCTGAAAACCGATGTGGTTAACGGCGACTCAATAATGCAGGTGCGCCAGGAACAAATGCAGGGCAAAAGCAACGAAAAAGTTGCTGACATCCGTCCGGTAATCGTTACAGAATACACCGCTAAATTATTGGGTGTAAAATTAAACACAAGTATCCCTACGGTTGAAGGTATGCCGGTTGGTATCATCAGTGATTTTCATAATGAATCCCTGCATTTTGGTATGAAGCCGTGTATCATCCGCGCCGAAAAAGTGAGTGAAGGTTATATACTCATCAGGTTCGCAAAAAATCACCCGGCAAATGCACTTGCAGCCATTAATACGCTGTTTAAGGCCGCCTATCCCGAAAAACCATTTTTATACGAGTGGGTGAGTGATCTGGTAAACGCCCAATACCGTAATGAGGCCAGGCTTAAGCAATTGTTCTTCAGTTTCAGTATGCTCATTGTATTTCTGGCCTGTCTCGGTTTGTTCGGGCTGATCACCTTTACCACGCAGCAGCGTGTTAAGGAGATCGGCATACGCAAGGTACTTGGCGCTTCGGTAGCCAATGTGGCTGCCCTGCTTTCTGCCGATTTTGTTAAGCTGGTGTTGCTGGCTATGCTGATCGCCACACCGCTGGCGGGCTATATTATGTCGCGATGGCTGCAGGATTTTGCCTTCCGCATCAGCTTAAGCTGGTGGATGTTTGGCCTGGCGGGCGCTATAACCATGTTTATCGCGGTAATTACGGTGAGTACCAAGGCCATTAAAGCGGCAACGGTAAACCCGGTAAAAAGCCTGCGCAGCGAATAA
- a CDS encoding ABC transporter permease produces the protein MLKNYIKTAWRNLWKGRVFNIMNIIGLSVAVACCIMIFLTVYYEFSYDKFHTNLDKIHQFYFTKNEAEKVEKATSMPAPLTPAVKAEYQDIKYITRMSNGGTVVRYGDKQLEESIHFVDPDFLKMFTFPVVKGNTDAPLKDLNDVVLTEFAAKAIFGKADPIGKSVELNYSGEPETFVVSAVVKDFPPNSSIGFDVLLRFENTPTYQANMKSWDHHDHSVFIQLNDNIEPAAFEARLQNFVKKTFKTTIADMKRDGARPDAQGNVYTLNLLPFADNHFDTELVGLEGNSVSKIYVMALLAIGIFILVIACINFVNLSVARAFTRAREVGVRKTLGAGKWQLLTQFWIETLLVCLFALVLGIIMANFALPGFKATFRSQVSMNMLLQPVQLVVIIGLFILITIIAGLYPALLMMRYKTVMVLKGTVNTVKPGKVRNILLVTQFSLSTLLIVCTLITWQQINYFKNKPLGYSKDEVVSIPVGNSVNGARALELFRNQLNGQPGVVAVSGAYDNMGNGKDGSTRTSIVGFTYKGHDIRTNIQGVSYDYAKTMGIQIIDGRDFSREYATDSNAVVINEKMAAQLGGKNVVGTYLPMDDKKPSLIVGVMKNFHFRSLRSEIEPLTLVLSGYEMNYIFVKVRPQNLSQTFNMIERKWKQTFPNADFQGSWVNENTERQYKAEQRLSTIFISGAVIAIIISCIGLLAISFMIMVQRTKEIGIRKVLGANIAGLVLLLSRDFLKLVLLAAVIAFPVAWWLMNQWLQSFVYRIDIQWWIFALAAFIAVFIAFVTVSFQSIKAALANPVRSLRSE, from the coding sequence ATGCTAAAAAATTACATAAAAACCGCCTGGCGTAACCTTTGGAAGGGCAGGGTATTTAACATCATGAACATCATCGGCCTTTCGGTGGCGGTGGCTTGTTGTATCATGATATTCCTGACCGTGTATTATGAATTTTCGTATGATAAATTCCATACCAATCTTGATAAGATTCACCAGTTCTACTTTACAAAAAATGAAGCCGAAAAAGTAGAGAAAGCAACCTCAATGCCAGCGCCGCTTACCCCCGCGGTTAAGGCCGAGTACCAGGATATTAAATACATTACCCGCATGAGCAACGGTGGTACTGTTGTGCGTTATGGTGATAAACAACTTGAAGAAAGCATCCACTTTGTTGATCCTGATTTTTTGAAGATGTTCACCTTCCCGGTTGTTAAGGGTAACACCGATGCCCCGCTGAAGGATCTGAACGATGTGGTGCTTACCGAATTTGCGGCTAAGGCCATATTTGGCAAGGCTGATCCTATCGGTAAAAGTGTTGAGCTGAATTACTCGGGCGAGCCTGAAACTTTTGTGGTGAGTGCCGTGGTTAAAGATTTTCCACCCAACTCAAGTATAGGCTTTGACGTGTTGCTGCGGTTTGAAAATACGCCAACCTACCAGGCGAACATGAAGAGCTGGGATCATCATGATCACAGTGTGTTTATACAACTTAATGATAACATAGAGCCGGCCGCGTTTGAAGCCCGGCTGCAAAATTTTGTTAAAAAAACGTTTAAAACCACCATTGCCGATATGAAGCGCGACGGTGCCCGCCCGGATGCGCAGGGCAATGTGTATACCCTAAATCTTTTACCATTTGCTGATAACCATTTTGATACTGAACTGGTAGGGCTTGAGGGTAACTCGGTAAGTAAAATTTACGTAATGGCCTTACTGGCTATAGGGATATTTATTTTGGTTATCGCCTGTATTAACTTCGTAAACCTGTCAGTAGCCCGTGCATTTACCCGTGCGCGCGAGGTTGGCGTTCGTAAAACCCTGGGTGCCGGTAAGTGGCAACTGCTTACACAGTTTTGGATTGAAACCTTGTTGGTTTGTTTGTTCGCGCTCGTGCTGGGTATCATCATGGCCAATTTTGCCTTGCCCGGCTTTAAAGCAACTTTCCGCAGTCAGGTGTCAATGAATATGTTGCTTCAGCCCGTTCAGTTGGTGGTTATCATTGGCTTATTTATATTGATTACCATAATAGCGGGTTTGTACCCGGCTTTGCTGATGATGCGTTACAAAACGGTGATGGTTTTAAAAGGCACTGTAAATACCGTAAAGCCGGGCAAGGTGCGTAATATATTGCTGGTAACGCAGTTCTCGTTATCAACCCTGCTGATTGTTTGTACGCTGATTACCTGGCAGCAAATAAACTATTTTAAGAACAAGCCTTTGGGTTACAGTAAGGATGAGGTGGTAAGCATCCCGGTAGGTAACTCCGTTAACGGCGCACGCGCGCTCGAGTTGTTCCGCAACCAACTGAATGGCCAGCCGGGCGTGGTAGCTGTATCAGGTGCGTATGATAATATGGGTAACGGTAAAGATGGCTCAACCCGTACGTCAATTGTGGGCTTTACTTATAAAGGCCATGATATACGTACCAATATACAAGGTGTATCGTACGATTATGCCAAAACCATGGGCATACAAATTATTGATGGCCGCGACTTTTCGCGCGAGTATGCTACTGACAGTAATGCCGTTGTAATTAACGAAAAGATGGCCGCGCAGCTTGGCGGTAAAAATGTAGTAGGTACTTATTTGCCAATGGATGATAAGAAACCATCGTTGATTGTGGGTGTGATGAAAAACTTTCACTTCCGGTCGTTACGTAGCGAAATTGAGCCGCTAACCCTGGTGCTGAGCGGGTATGAGATGAATTATATATTTGTAAAGGTAAGGCCGCAAAACCTGTCGCAAACCTTTAATATGATTGAGCGGAAGTGGAAACAAACATTCCCGAATGCGGATTTTCAGGGTTCATGGGTAAATGAAAATACCGAGCGGCAGTATAAGGCCGAGCAGCGCCTGTCAACCATATTTATCAGCGGAGCGGTTATCGCCATCATTATATCCTGTATTGGTTTGCTCGCTATATCATTCATGATCATGGTGCAGCGTACTAAGGAGATCGGCATCCGCAAAGTATTGGGCGCTAACATAGCTGGGTTGGTATTGTTACTGTCGCGCGATTTTCTGAAACTGGTATTGCTGGCGGCCGTAATAGCTTTCCCGGTTGCGTGGTGGCTGATGAACCAGTGGCTGCAAAGCTTTGTTTACCGTATTGATATTCAATGGTGGATATTTGCTTTAGCCGCTTTTATTGCCGTGTTTATAGCTTTTGTAACGGTAAGCTTTCAGTCTATCAAGGCGGCGCTGGCTAACCCGGTACGCAGCCTGCGCAGCGAATAA